The Cryptococcus neoformans var. neoformans B-3501A chromosome 7, whole genome shotgun sequence genome window below encodes:
- a CDS encoding hypothetical protein (HMMPfam hit to zf-C3HC4, Zinc finger, C3HC4 type (RING finger), score: 44.2, E(): 3.6e-10): MGSSQSQPSPNDRPNGNDGRPASRRTSSNPLRSFRRLSNIGRHATDTSSSQPVSDVGEEQKNNVEVEMERTGSGSGGKRMRQASTVGDTRLSGIERKKPRMGERQESGPSSSRTWADREDEPMPSVSTSRTSWSTQPYPQSTSTPGQSATLSPTLSSDDSLSEERFQTLSTIRDTLGPEWPPADSPAAPVVERFLRRHSSQNVVGPTSSTLGTGVGVTAAGVGGSTPGNHTVAEARINLQRAMSQARNLADRITSMSARLNSGLLASSSRDFHDPLISQPQPQSLSQHQLPPSTGAADEEVPSSAMEDLAARLREAREELAETERQLNETRERFESTTERRRVPTGAVLIVQGLAQTHTFPDMEEAQNRDVNEMERAQRNEEDVGFHTTLERDSEDRTSSVRPRRASESRVGERVEAPSEDGEGVTLQQQANMISGLLTVAAAATATTLLAPGGNRPSLASAVQPQRPSPSSTLESMLSRLRPNRPRQQTDQTVEASLGNYLRNVLRDNRVEGFTSPNTTLGTTEISSTAASSPADPPPPSQDPAADAAEEAISSEFQTFLEGLQEELVDAVRAFAGPLPEADEEASARDGEDVVRSMADASLDPSTSRADNISVSAGATSTQLTAVENPTSTSNSIPTFHSQLGQNLPGVRREVPSVTGGRDGVPRRLNFFRVHTFPAISPITGRRIEGRQVSEGGQNNGNEIQTEDDIARTASPQETAEQQTPTIGNNQSRAQPHTRAQTQDDEPLIPCIFIGVRSIRHDPAMTTDDLVSHPQFPFVNGEVPPRPPASEGEGEGTEENAGEEDSQEREGILRDHDQSHEEEQPATISTRQGRAASSPPERDRRSLRERFLSHLRRTTSPASPRTPPSGPLNTYLVYVIGGNYPRSHPVLRMPSLIHGGAMTDEELQFVGDLLGSASNQTVEKEKLDNSGLQVIKGKEMEDKGETGEVIDSCVEQCLVCLSGYDPEEDCRILGCRHAFHKDCVDQWLTTGKNSCPACRTEAVDSKPSWTEENTATAAAGMDDVD; the protein is encoded by the exons ATGGGATCTTCACAATCACAACCTTCGCCCAACGACCGACCGAATGGTAACGACGGTCGTCCGGCTTCACGACGGACCTCTTCAAACCCTCTTCGATCTTTTCGTCGTCTATCCAATATCGGGAGACACGCAACCGATACTTCTTCGTCACAACCTGTTAGCGACGTTGGTGAGGAACAGAAGAACAatgtggaggtggagatggagcgAACCGGTagtgggagtggagggAAACGTATGAGGCAAGCTTCCACTGTCGGTGATACGAGATTGAGTGGCATCGAGAGAAAAAAGCCGAGGATGGGAGAGAGACAAGAGTCTGGACCATCGTCGTCCCGGACATGGGCTGATCGTGAGGACGAACCCATGCCCTCGGTTTCAACTTCTCGAACAAGTTGGTCTACTCAGCCTTATCCCCAATCCACATCAACGCCCGGTCAGTCGGCAACCTTATCTCCTACACTTTCATCTGACGACTCTCTCTCCGAGGAACGTTTTCAAACGTTGTCTACTATCCGCGACACCCTCGGCCCTGAATGGCCACCTGCAGATTCTCCTGCTGCGCCCGTTGTGGAGAGATTTTTGAGGCGACATTCCTCTCAGAACGTTGTGGGGCCTACTTCATCCACGTTGGGGACTGGTGTAGGCGTGACAGCGGCTGGCGTAGGTGGTTCGACCCCTGGAAATCACACCGTAGCTGAGGCCAGGATTAATTTGCAGAGAGCTATGTCCCAAGCTCGCAATTTAGCTGATCGCATTACCTCCATGTCAGCTCGACTTAACTCTGGTCTTCTggcttcctcctctcgtGATTTCCATGATCCCCTAATCAGTCAACCCCAACCTCAATCTCTATCTCAACATCAACTTCCACCCTCAACAGGAGCcgcagatgaagaggtcccttcttcagcaaTGGAAGACCTCGCTGCCCGTTTGCGCGAAGCTCGGGAAGAACTAGCTGAGACTGAGCGGCAGTTGAATGAAACCAGGGAGAGGTTCGAGTCGACGAccgaaagaaggagagtgCCTACCGGTGCAGTATTGATAGTACAAGGTTTGGCACAGACACATACGTTTCCTGATATGGAGGAGGCTCAAAACAGAGATGTAAATGAAATGGAGAGAGCTCAACgtaatgaagaagatgtgggCTTTCACACCACCTTGGAACGGGATAGTGAAGATCGAACGAGTAGTGTGAGACCGAGAAGGGCTTCCGAAAGTAGAGTAGGAGAGAGGGTCGAGGCGCCCAGTGAAGACGGGGAAGGAGTGACTCTGCAACAGCAGGCGAACATGATTAGTGGTCTTCTCAC TGTGGCCGCTGCAGCAACGGCTACTACCCTACTCGCTCCAGGAGGCAATCGCCCCAGCCTCGCCTCTGCTGTTCAGCCTCAACgcccttcaccttcttccacacTAGAATCTATGCTCAGCCGCTTGAGACCCAATCGCCCCAGGCAGCAAACAGACCAGACCGTCGAGGCGTCCTTGGGGAATTATCTCCGCAATGTTCTTCGTGACAACAGAGTAGAAGGTTTTACCAGTCCCAACACCACATTAGGCACTACAGAGATCTCCTCGACAGCCGCTTCCTCCCCTGCTgatccacctccaccaagTCAAGATCCTGCAGCCGATGCAGCTGAAGAAGCCATCTCTTCAGAGTTCCAAACCTTCCTTGAAGGGCTGCAAGAGGAGCTTGTGGATGCTGTAAGAGCTTTTGCTGGACCTTTACCTGAAGCAGACGAGGAGGCGAGTGCTCGAGATGGTGAAGACGTAGTGCGGTCTATGGCAGACGCCAGCCTTGATCCTTCCACAAGTAGGGCAGACAACATCTCAGTCTCTGCCGGAGCAACATCTACCCAGTTGACCGCTGTTGAGAATCCCACCTCTACTTCCAACTCCATTCCAACTTTTCATTCGCAGTTAGGACAAAACCTTCCAGGTGTCCGAAGAGAAGTTCCCTCCGTGACTGGTGGTCGAGATGGTGTACCTAGACGGTTGAACTTTTTCAGAGTGCACACTTTCCCTGCCATATCACCAATTACAGGGCGGCGAATTGAGGGTCGTCAAGTCTCCGAGGGTGGCCAAAACAATGGAAATGAGATTCAGACTGAGGACGATATTGCTAGAACAGCCTCTCCACAGGAAACAGCGGAGCAGCAGACGCCTACAATCGGTAACAATCAATCACGAGCTCAACCACACACGCGGGCACAGACGCAAGATGACGAGCCTCTGATACCCTGCATATTTATCGGCGTACGAAGTATCCGTCATGATCCAGCCATGACCACGGATGACCTTGTTTCCCACCCTCAATTCCCTTTCGTCAATGGTGAAGTGCCGCCTCGGCCTCCCGCATCCGAAGGCGAGGGCGAAGGTACCGAAGAGAATGCGGGTGAGGAGGATAGTCAGGAAAGGGAGGGTATACTTCGCGATCACGACCAAAGTcatgaagaggagcagcCTGCTACTATTTCAACCCGGCAGGGGCGTGCGGCCTCTTCACCACCCGAAAGAGACCGCCGTTCCCTTCGCGAGCGTTTTCTCTCCCACCTGCGTCGAACCACATCTCCTGCATCTCCTCGCACACCCCCTTCGGGACCGTTGAACACCTATCTTGTTTATGTTATCGGTGGTAACTACCCCCGGTCACATCCTGTTTTGAGGATGCCTTCTCTCATTCATGGTGGTGCGATGACAGATGAAGAACTCCAGTTTGTAGGTGACCTTCTAGGATCGGCGAGTAACCAGActgttgagaaggagaagctcGACAATAGTGGACTGCAGGTGAtcaaagggaaggaaatggaggatAAGGGGGAAACAGGCGAAGTAATTGATAGCTGTGTCGAACAATGTCTT GTCTGCCTGTCAGGTTATGATCCAGAAGAGGATTGCCGTATCTTGGGCTGTCGTCACGCCTTCCACAAGGATTGTGTTGATCAGTGGCTGACAACGGGAAAGAATTCTTGTCCCGCTTGTCGTACTGAAG CCGTTGATTCAAAGCCTTCATGGACCGAGGAGAATACGGCGACTGCGGCGGCCGGTATGGATGACGTTGATTGA
- a CDS encoding hypothetical protein (Match to ESTs gb|CF194303.1|CF194303, gb|CF194044.1|CF194044, gb|CF194043.1|CF194043) yields the protein MPLKEVPRPYPLIDSDPHFSRVVRYMRPNDYALWAGAAAAGPGLLWLYERVDPTRSNPASLRNALRLTGILGFFGGFLLAYQQSTFRFWGWRENAAEVQKDQTELSQRAREGKPLYGESQLDPYLQGVAARNSTWSQLKLHAFPWFNVANHNSHGVDTSKYTSESPNQPS from the exons ATGCCTCTCAAGGAAGTCCCCAGACCATACCCCCTCATCGACTCTGACCCCCATTTCAGCAGGGTGGTCAGGTACATGCGACCGAACGACTATGCCTTGTGGGCTGGAGCCGCCGCTGCTGGACCTGGATTGTTGTGGCTTTATG AACGCGTAGACCCTACAAGGTCTAACCCTGCAAGCCTCCGAAATGCCCTCCGATTGACTGGTATCTTGGGTTTCTTCGGTGGCTTCTTGCTCGCTTACCAACAATCTACTT TCCGATTCTGGGGCTGGAGGGAAAACGCGGCCGAAGTTCAGAAGGACCAAACCGAGCTTTCCCAACGAGCCAGGGAGGGCAAGCCTCTGTACGGCGAGAGTCAGCTCGATCCTTATCTCCAAGGTGTTGCGGCGAGGAACTCTACGTGGTCTCAGTTGAAGTTGCACGCTTTCCCTTG GTTCAACGTTGCCAACCACAACTCCCACGGCGTCGACACCTCAAAATACACCTCTGAATCTCCCAACCAACCCTCGTAA